The following coding sequences lie in one Fusarium poae strain DAOMC 252244 chromosome 1, whole genome shotgun sequence genomic window:
- a CDS encoding hypothetical protein (TransMembrane:7 (o12-33i45-67o79-104i116-138o165-185i291-310o330-350i)): protein MVHSSAAAAISAIERACSVPSLLGSLFIIATYCSSKLFQKPISRMLFYASFGNMMSNVATLISNSFVNRPNSAGCQTQAFLIETFMFADVFWALAMATNVYLTFYHRFDGVKLRKLEPLHIGLCYGIPFVIGIAFVFVKDKDGVRAYGNANLWCWLTVQWDAWQLATYGLIWLIIFVAFALYVRVGVTIYKWRQRLHGFSYSNDRTNLSQVPPPTSDLSGIAKTTDITITTLDSPPSAPGQSLRPATRPDPVHSADIYAGPAPPVAPPSEQPNTKTKNSDRSKRSPSDEAAMSYAKTALLFFAAMLITWIPASANRLYILIDGKASVQLGYVSAFTLPLQGFWNALIYYYTSRAACKQVIASMRTGRHRLEENEPNGSSFADGINVTNGSSFQLDEMKTAKTKYDVGDTSSTTSLTERV, encoded by the exons ATGGTCCAttcatcagcagcagcagccatcAGCGCTATAGAGCGTGCATGCTCGGTCCCCAGTCTTCTTGGTTCACTCTTTATCATTGCGACCTATTGTTCTTCGAAGCTGTTTCAGAAACCCATTAGTCGAATGCTATTTTATGCATCGTTTGGAAACATGATGAGCAATGTCGCCACACTCATATCTAATAGTTTTGTGAATCGACCCAATTCTGCTGGGTGTCAAACGCAAGCATTTCTGATCGAGAC gtttatgtttgCCGATGTCTTTTGGGCTCTGGCCATGGCGACGAATGTATACCTCACCTTCTACCATCGATTCGACGGCGTCAAGCTGCGTAAACTGGAGCCACTTCACATCGGTCTATGCTATGGCATTCCTTTTGTTATTGGTATTGCCTTTGTTTTCGTCAAGGACAAAGACGGTGTTCGCGCATACGGGAATGCGAACTTGTGGTGCTGGCTTACTGTACAATGGGATGCTTGGCAGCTTGCTACCTACGGACTGATCTG GCTGATTATATTCGTTGCCTTTGCGCTATATGTCCGCGTCGGAGTGACCATCTATAAATGGAGACAGCGCTTACATGGTTTCTCATACTCGAACGATCGAACCAATCTATCGCAAGTCCCACCACCGACTTCAGATCTTTCCGGTATCGCCAAAACCACCGATATAACTATTACAACATTGGATTCTCCGCCATCTGCTCCTGGACAGTCTCTTCGACCTGCGACTAGACCCGACCCAGTCCACTCAGCAGACATTTACGCTGGCCCTGCACCACCCGTCGCACCCCCCTCCGAACAACCCAACACGAAGACCAAGAACTCGGATCGAAGTAAACGCAGCCCGAGCGATGAGGCAGCTATGTCATATGCCAAGACAGCCCTTTTATTCTTCGCAGCGATGCTTATTACATGGATTCCCGCGAGCGCCAACCGTCTGTATATTCTTATTGACGGTAAAGCATCTGTGCAGTTGGGATATGTCAGTGCCTTTACACTCCCTCTACAGGGCTTCTGGAATGCTTTGATCTACTACTATACTTCAAGAGCGGCGTGTAAGCAGGTCATTGCTAGTATGAGGACTGGGCGACATCGTCTAGAGGAAAACGAACCCAATGGATCCAGCTTTGCTGATGGCATAAATGTTACCAATGGGAGTAGTTTTCAACTGGACGAAATGAAAACTGCCAAGACGAAGTATGATGTTGGGGATACATCGAGCACGACATCTTTAACAGAGAGGGTTTGA
- a CDS encoding hypothetical protein (SECRETED:SignalP(1-18)~TransMembrane:5 (n5-13c18/19o57-79i202-229o244-268i332-351o357-377i)), with protein MRYWLLSLFAFLATQAVADDLSDFSNDLATDVGPLLVLFGESMTRQYLSESTSFLDYFIFAMAPIGIITAIISAIRVCGHSTLRAFIGRSQEGDGVVEAELCTSTSRDVCELFNKGGITRVLGRPQILELIHIKNPGQKDDLHLFRHYLEEHKDPDTSEWTKFERCIPGMGDLSNGSSSSHIQFAPKPNLSLNVGIKRRPKWVFVVIAILGCLLQGGVVALAGVGVWIFGWNLSDSGSSASTNYAPIMFITGTVVMCGGMFWCAALIGQTTKEVRYSRKSGKPQSRLLWLQPGLQVIGDQSFDAFAHLENTDEEPLQVWTSSRKDFDERFEVYTFFAVAAVLLGYISQFIGLRGMKAWVSLAQLGITVTMSIFRGLLRVQRLGRDANKLAKVPDMIAGHELDWLAFELALGSSVGDTSFFITGQYNNINLSDKDSLCGSKATNPHENQIDFDKVLHIRQKLAYLTGLDFIGSNKEVQQWEPSQVKAREPAQKLVAAICKVTESLFHKKFMKDKITVQIQIAASTGIDDKHDEQMINIVLKPPDRFQTKWSVDSSLLETIVGLSTWSLISAKALHDTDLTGNTISLLNEVKWKRIVFGLSDERYSYLSRKPTNAEPPIDGSIWFGPDAGRLYYYHDRIGAERNYLHNLVHFQRGSLNLRNSLHSSVLTALTTYLHFWEQLCGWNTVHESLQSRLIPGLPTNTDTNDTTLRVVLTEVEDSVTEICVQDIFLAILSPLVCMLVTGETVILESGGHVLLQNSTVTAISDILVENGLATRFGALSCAVSLLAPRLHPDPDTLVSGLTEKAGIYRRNTEWDRAETLLQWACTKFSAESIDSDELTTSTDALRRFLTALQATGELYRWSCAQNSNEERLEFGLQGIKWMITNFNHLSIRSPDVKEVLESYEHVAYLFQQGATTHQFPQHLSTRTDTMTQHPLVEAIRDGNRKMALWHLCFTATGDFDLHQLRPALPLAALNGWTEIVNAILEMNGDLDSKDEDGRTSISYCAESGHLSLLKRFVALGASVDAEDNHGRTPLLFAVKFKRDAAAEVFLQSRWINHNRKDDDGMTALHWAIRNGLMGTTHLLLDLEARLEPDARVGHGSLILEAAKTGNKTILEALLQRNISIETRDSPHFRRPLIEAVYQSETTAVQLLLMCNALVDSPDDGLSERSLLTAVENGDEAITTLLLGYTDTLEAYPNIWSSLLIAIASGYWTCAQLLLQKYVATTSTSTRDSIMLPIPAASPQKAVLDAILKIQDKQDADSNLLVETFGVEGSVVKLLIEMGAELEERNRFWETPLIAAVKKQQVGIIKAILTHGADLEATDLKERNALFFAREAGDEDITLLLLERNENADLKDRQLSSSRYTDRNQEALRKSFVNDAIDYEKRAKLKVRD; from the coding sequence ATGAGATACTGGCTGTTATCACTTTTCGCGTTTTTGGCGACTCAAGCCGTAGCCGACGACCTTTCTGACTTCTCCAATGATCTCGCCACAGATGTTGGTCCACTTCTCGTTCTTTTTGGGGAGTCCATGACTCGCCAGTACCTCAGCGAAAGCACATCTTTTCTCGACTATTTCATTTTTGCTATGGCGCCGATCGGGATTATCACTGCCATAATATCAGCAATTCGTGTCTGCGGTCATTCCACTCTCCGTGCCTTCATCGGTCGGTCCCAAGAAGGTGACGGAGTTGTGGAAGCAGAGCTCTGTACATCTACGAGCCGAGATGTGTGTGAGCTATTCAATAAGGGTGGTATCACCCGTGTCCTCGGTCGACCACAAATTTTGGAACTTATCCACATCAAGAATCCAGGTCAGAAGGATGACCTACATCTTTTCCGTCACTACCTTGAGGAACATAAAGATCCCGACACATCAGAATGGACAAAATTTGAAAGGTGCATCCCTGGTATGGGGGATTTATCAAACGGCTCGTCTTCAAGCCATATCCAGTTTGCCCCGAAGCCCAATCTTTCCCTAAATGTTGGTATAAAACGGCGGCCAAAATGGGTATTTGTCGTTATTGCTATTCTTGGATGTCTACTTCAGGGTGGAGTTGTCGCTCTAGCTGGAGTCGGCGTTTGGATTTTCGGATGGAACCTCAGCGACTCTGGATCCTCTGCTTCGACAAATTATGCTCCAATCATGTTTATTACTGGTACGGTCGTTATGTGCGGTGGTATGTTCTGGTGTGCTGCCCTAATAGGTCAAACGACAAAAGAAGTTCGTTACTCGCGTAAATCTGGAAAACCACAAAGTCGTCTATTATGGCTACAGCCTGGACTTCAAGTTATAGGAGACCAAAGCTTCGACGCTTTCGCACATTTGGAAAATACGGATGAAGAGCCCCTGCAAGTCTGGACATCGTCAAGAAAGGACTTCGATGAACGGTTCGAAGTTTATACATTTTTTGCCGTTGCAGCTGTTCTTCTGGGCTATATCTCCCAGTTCATTGGGCTTCGCGGAATGAAGGCTTGGGTTTCTCTAGCCCAACTGGGTATCACAGTCACTATGAGTATCTTTCGAGGCCTATTGCGCGTACAACGTCTTGGCCGAGACGCCAACAAGCTTGCAAAGGTGCCAGATATGATCGCAGGACACGAGTTAGATTGGCTTGCATTTGAGCTCGCTCTAGGAAGCTCCGTTGGGGATACTTCTTTTTTCATCACTGGCCAGTACAATAACATCAACTTATCTGATAAAGATTCACTTTGTGGAAGCAAGGCTACAAACCCTCATGAGAATCAGATCGACTTTGACAAGGTTCTTCACATCCGACAAAAGTTAGCCTATCTAACAGGTCTTGACTTCATTGGCTCCAACAAGGAAGTTCAACAATGGGAACCTTCGCAAGTCAAAGCACGAGAACCAGCTCAAAAACTCGTTGCTGCGATATGCAAAGTTACAGAGTCACTATTTCATAAGAAATTTATGAAGGACAAGATTACTGTTCAGATCCAGATCGCAGCAAGCACGGGTATAGATGACAAGCATGACGAGCAGATGATCAACATTGTTTTGAAACCACCTGATAGGTTTCAAACAAAATGGTCTGTTGATTCGTCTCTCCTAGAAACCATCGTGGGGTTGTCGACGTGGTCTCTCATCTCCGCCAAAGCCCTCCATGACACAGACTTGACTGGGAATACTATATCCCTGCTCAATGAGGTGAAATGGAAACGAATTGTATTTGGTCTGTCAGATGAAAGGTATAGCTACCTTTCAAGAAAACCCACAAATGCTGAGCCACCGATTGATGGAAGCATATGGTTTGGGCCTGATGCGGGAAGACTGTATTATTATCATGATCGAATCGGGGCCGAGAGGAATTATCTCCATAATCTCGTTCATTTCCAAAGAGGATCTCTGAACTTGCGGAATTCCTTACACTCGTCTGTGTTGACTGCGTTGACCACGTATCTTCACTTTTGGGAACAACTATGTGGGTGGAACACAGTTCACGAGTCATTACAGTCTCGGCTGATTCCGGGTTTGCCAACCAATACCGACACCAACGATACCACTCTCCGGGTTGTATTAACCGAGGTAGAAGATTCAGTTACTGAAATCTGCGTCCAGGACATTTTTTTAGCGATTCTCTCCCCGTTGGTGTGCATGTTGGTCACTGGTGAAACAGTCATACTTGAAAGCGGTGGACATGTTCTATTGCAAAACTCAACAGTCACAGCTATCTCCGATATACTTGTCGAGAACGGTCTAGCAACTCGATTTGGAGCTTTATCTTGTGCTGTCTCCCTCTTGGCTCCTAGACTTCATCCCGATCCAGATACCCTCGTTTCTGGTCTCACAGAAAAGGCTGGTATTTACCGCCGAAATACAGAATGGGACAGAGCGGAGACGCTCCTGCAATGGGCATGCACCAAATTCAGTGCCGAATCAATCGATTCTGATGAACTCACGACGTCTACTGACGCACTTCGTCGATTCCTTACGGCACTGCAAGCTACAGGAGAGCTTTACCGCTGGTCCTGTGCACAAAATTCCAACGAGGAAAGACTAGAATTTGGTCTTCAAGGAATCAAATGGATGATTACAAACTTCAACCATCTCTCGATCAGAAGCCCAGACGTAAAGGAGGTTTTGGAGAGCTATGAACATGTCGCGTATTTGTTTCAACAGGGCGCTACCACCCATCAGTTTCCGCAGCACTTGTCCACACGTACTGACACCATGACACAACACCCACTAGTAGAAGCAATCCGTGATGGCAACAGGAAGATGGCGCTATGGCATCTTTGCTTTACAGCCACCGGAGACTTTGATCTCCATCAACTGCGTCCGGCTCTCCCCTTGGCTGCATTGAATGGCTGGACCGAGATTGTCAATGCTATTTTGGAAATGAATGGAGATTTGGACAGCAAAGACGAAGATGGCCGGACTTCAATCTCTTATTGCGCAGAGAGCGGCCACTTGTCGCTACTGAAGCGATTCGTCGCTCTTGGCGCCTCAGTAGATGCTGAAGACAATCATGGTCGAACACCGCTTCTTTTCGCAGTGAAATTCAAGCGAGACGCAGCTGCTGAGGTTTTCTTACAATCTAGGTGGATCAACCACAACagaaaagatgatgatggaatgACCGCGCTACATTGGGCTATTCGAAATGGCCTCATGGGAACAACACATCTGCTACTCGACCTGGAAGCTAGACTTGAGCCAGATGCCCGTGTTGGACACGGGTCCTTAATTCTGGAGGCTGCTAAAACAGGCAATAAGACCATTTTGGAGGCCTTACTTCAACGGAACATCAGCATTGAAACGAGAGATAGCCCTCATTTCCGAAGACCACTGATAGAAGCTGTTTATCAAAGCGAAACGACTGCAGTCCAGTTATTGCTAATGTGCAACGCTCTGGTAGATTCACCAGACGATGGTCTGTCAGAGCGCAGTCTTTTGACCGCCGTAGAGAACGGCGACGAAGCGATCACAACACTGCTTCTTGGGTATACTGATACATTGGAGGCATATCCCAACATCTGGAGTTCACTCCTAATCGCCATAGCAAGCGGTTACTGGACTTGTGCTCAACTTTTGCTACAAAAGTACGTCGCGACCACATCAACAAGCACTCGGGACTCAATCATGCTACCAATACCCGCTGCATCCCCACAGAAAGCGGTACTGGATGCCATCCTGAAAATTCAAGATAAACAGGACGCTGATTCAAACCTTTTGGTTGAAACCTTCGgtgttgagggaagtgttgTGAAGTTACTTATCGAAATGGGTGCAGAACTTGAAGAGCGAAATAGATTTTGGGAGACTCCACTCATAGCTGCAGTGAAGAAGCAACAAGTCGGAATCATAAAAGCTATTCTTACCCATGGTGCGGATCTGGAAGCGACAGATCTGAAAGAGCGAAATGCTCTTTTCTTTGCCCGTGAAGCAGGGGATGAAGACATTACTTTACTCCTCCTAGAAAGGAATGAGAATGCAGACTTGAAAGATCGACAGTTGTCGTCTTCGAGGTATACAGACCGAAATCAGGAAGCTTTGCGGAAGTCGTTCGTGAACGATGCTATTGACTACGAGAAGCGGGCGAAGCTTAAGGTGCGGGACTAG
- a CDS encoding hypothetical protein (SECRETED:SignalP(1-18)), which yields MKLSLSLVYFNVMAVAAASQLFCLPRGFPDCQDGEGDALFTIHSSPRGCIKACYLEEQMENDNHGKRCKGQCKSVRVDHQTYNFACHGRNPDYVKET from the exons ATGAAGCTCTCACTCAGTCTTGTCTACTTCAACGTCATGGCCGTCGCCGCAGCCTCTCAGCTTTTTTGCTTGCCCAGAGGTTTTCCAGACTGCCAAGACGGTGAAGGTGATGCGTTATTCACAATACACAGCAGCC CCCGTGGGTGTATCAAGGCATGCTATCTTGAAGAACAGATGGAGAACGATAATCATGGGAAAAGATGCAAGGGTCAGTGCAAATCTGTACGGGTAGACCACCAAACATACAATTTTGCATGTCACGGTAGGAATCCTGATTATGTCAAGGAAACTTGA
- a CDS encoding hypothetical protein (SECRETED:SignalP(1-20)), with product MVAIKSALTLLAYGSHAALALSTIVCSSELGTKKRITIVKKIIRKVNVVIVARPYTTTETTTVLTTTTSTANPNVKTATEQVTQTQTNTEDRLATAFSTEKVTSTTSKYTTQTIQAPAGFTKIGRSPDYVAKRAGIPDTSPGSIPIPLGGKAAVPAQYVQRIRCIKRVPVISTKHTTTTVQGSRKTIKRTKTKTVSTTETVIETEYPDDVMTTVTETSFLTVTEYNDITSTSTMTEFVTVETQVPVELDLACSNDNMITTANGGRSLYGRDYGDYPFYLLDITGMSNAYECCAACMKNPQCLSAATSLADRAKCVHFASTSTKLCPNGQVNWGTYFTASNESPFWIWSNGPCGTWKNGGNWNVRESKDV from the exons ATGGTTGCCATCAAGTCCGCTCTCACCCTGCTCGCCTACGGGTCGCATGCCGCTCTGGCATTATCTACCATTGTCTGTTCCAGCGAACTGGGAACAAAGA AGCGAATTACTATTGTCAAAAAAATCATTCGCAAGGTCAACGTAGTTATTGTCGCAAGGCCTTACACCACAACCGAGACTACAACTGTTCTGACGACTACAACATCAACGGCTAATCCGAATGTCAAGACTGCCACCGAGCAAGTTACCC AGACACAAACCAACACAGAAGACCGATTGGCCACAGCATTCTCGACCGAAAAAGTCACTTCGACGACATCAAAGTACACTACACAAACGATCCAAGCACCCGCAGGGTTTACCAAGATTGGTCGGTCTCCTGATTATGTAGCAAAGAGGGCCGGTATTCCAGATACATCCCCTGGATCCATTCCTATCCCTCTCGGCGGCAAAGCTGCAGTACCCGCTCAGTATGTTCAACGCATTCGATGCATCAAGAGAGTCCCGGTGATTTCAACCAAACACACCACAACAACCGTTCAAGGCTCCAGAAAGACGATTAAGCGTACCAAGACAAAGACTGTCAGCACTACAGAGACAGTCATTGAGACAGAATATCCAGACGATGTGATGACCACTGTGACCGAGACTTCGTTTCTCACAGTAACTGAGTACAACGACATCACCTCAACCAGCACCATGACAGAATTTG TTACCGTCGAGACACAAGTCCCCGTTGAGCTAGACCTTGCCTGCAGCAACGACAACATGATTACGACAGCCAATGGTGGTAGATCTCTGTATGGCAGAGATTACGGCGATTATCCATTCTATTTATTAGATATTACTGGAATGTCTAATGCGTATGAATGCTGTGCAGCATGCATGAAAAACCCCCAGTGCTTATCTGCTGCGACATCCCTTGCCGACCGTGCCAAGTGCGTTCACTTTGCGAGCACTAGTACTAAACTTTGTCCCAACGGCCAAGTCAACTGGGGTACTTATTTTACCGCATCAAACGAGTCGCCTTTTTGGATCTGGAGTAATGGGCCCTGTGGTACTTGGAAGAATGGTGGCAACTGGAATGTTAGAGAAAGTAAAGATGTTTGA